A window of Gambusia affinis linkage group LG03, SWU_Gaff_1.0, whole genome shotgun sequence contains these coding sequences:
- the LOC122826897 gene encoding creatine kinase U-type, mitochondrial-like, protein MANSFTRMMTGRNTAVMMAMGAGTLASAFLLNDNTAAAERRRFYPPSADYPDLRKHNNCMASAMTPTIYAHLRDKATPNNWTVDQCIQTGVDNPGHPFIKTVGMVAGDEESYEVFAELFDPVIKDRHNGYDPRTMKHPTDLDSSKVTSGMFDERYVLSSRVRTGRSIRGLSLPPACTRSERREVERVVVTALSGLKGELAGRYYSLGEMTEREQQQLIDEHFLFDKPVSPLLTAAGMARDWPDARGIWHNNQKNFLIWINEEDHTRVISMEKGGNMKRVFERFCQGLKKVEHLIQERGWEFMWNERLGYILTCPSNLGTGLRAGVHIRLPLLSKDPRFKKILENLRLQKRGTGGVDTAATGDTFDISNLDRLGKSEVELVQLVIDGVNYLIECEKRLERGQDIKIPSPIAQFKR, encoded by the exons ATGGCGAACTCTTTCACCCGCATGATGACTGGTCGTAACACAGCAGTGATGATGGCCATGGGAGCCGGCACTTTGGCATCTGCATTTCTCCTCAATGATAacactgctgcagctgaaaggaGGAGGTTCTATCCCCCAAG TGCTGATTACCCTGACCTGAGGAAGCATAACAATTGCATGGCATCAGCAATGACCCCGACCATTTATGCTCATCTGAGGGACAAGGCAACGCCCAACAATTGGACCGTGGATCAGTGCATCCAGACTGGAGTGGACAACCCCGGACACCCCTTCATTAAAACTGTGGGCATGGTGGCTGGGGATGAAGAAAGCTACGAG gtgtTTGCGGAGCTCTTTGATCCTGTTATTAAAGATAGACACAATGGATACGACCCTCGTACCATGAAGCACCCCACTGACCTGGATTCTTCCAAG GTCACCTCAGGAATGTTCGATGAGCGCTACGTGTTGTCATCCCGTGTGCGCACCGGGCGCAGCATTCGCGGACTGAGCCTTCCACCTGCGTGCACACGGTCCGAGCGCCGCGAGGTGGAGCGTGTGGTTGTCACAGCCCTTTCTGGCCTGAAAGGAGAACTGGCCGGCCGATATTACAGCCTGGGAGAAATGACTGAGAGAGAACAACAGCAGCTTATCGAC gagcacttcctgtttgataAACCTGTATCACCTTTGCTCACGGCAGCTGGAATGGCCAGAGACTGGCCTGATGCTCGTGGTATCTG GCACAACAATCAGAAGAACTTCTTGATCTGGATTAATGAGGAGGACCACACGAGGGTCATATCCATGGAGAAGGGAGGAAATATGAAGCGAGTGTTTGAGAGGTTCTGCCAAGGTCTCAAAAAG gtGGAGCATCTTATTCAAGAAAGAGGGTGGGAGTTCATGTGGAACGAACGTCTGGGATACATCCTGACCTGCCCCTCCAACCTGGGCACGGGGCTCAGGGCTGGAGTGCATATTCGCCTGCCGCTGCTCAGCAAG GATCCCCGCTTTAAAAAGATCCTGGAGAACCTGAGACTACAGAAGCGAGGCACAGGAGGCGTGGACACGGCTGCCACCGGAGACACCTTTGACATCTCTAACCTCGACCGTCTGGGAAAGTCAGAG GTTGAGCTGGTTCAATTAGTGATTGATGGTGTCAACTATCTCATTGAGTGTGAGAAGAGGCTTGAGAGGGGTCAGGACATCAAGATCCCTTCCCCAATCGCTCAGTTCAAGAGGTAA